One segment of Synechococcus sp. A15-24 DNA contains the following:
- a CDS encoding potassium transporter TrkG yields MPLRQAIERSQGWHRRLTVPQFTVVTGLLVILLGTLLLATPLCSSSKVGLWEALFTATSAITVTGLSIIDVGADLTTAGQLVLAMMILAGGLGLMAITTFLQGFVVKGTGLRRRLDRGQTLDEFGVGGVGSTFRGIAATAALVILVGALVLYGFGFSDIPDRGERLWASIFHSISAYNNAGFGLWSDSLERYHDNLLVNTVVMVLIVMGGLGWRVTSDLASQGVRRGRRRLSLHTRLVLRTTLLLVVFGTLGLALTEWLNRGEVFIGMAWRERWMTALFESVTARTAGFTTVPFSLENITDSGTLLLMALMFIGASPGGTGGGIKTTTVAALMAATRSTMRGRDAVVIRNREIPDKVVLRALGITVASLLFVLAMALLLSIASNLNGAEPFTFLEMLFTCISAFATVGLDLGVTEQLGRFGQAVLMLGMFVGRLGILLLLSAIWELMTREQIHIYRQNRIGYPREDLYV; encoded by the coding sequence GTGCCCCTCCGCCAGGCGATCGAGCGCAGCCAGGGCTGGCACCGGCGACTCACCGTGCCCCAGTTCACCGTGGTCACCGGCCTGCTGGTGATCCTGCTGGGCACGCTGTTGTTGGCCACACCGCTGTGTTCCAGCAGCAAGGTGGGGCTCTGGGAAGCCCTGTTTACAGCCACATCAGCGATCACGGTGACCGGCTTGTCGATCATTGATGTCGGAGCCGATCTCACCACAGCCGGGCAACTGGTGCTGGCGATGATGATCCTGGCGGGAGGCCTGGGACTGATGGCAATCACCACCTTTCTCCAGGGGTTCGTGGTGAAGGGCACTGGTCTACGGCGCCGACTGGACCGGGGCCAGACCCTCGATGAATTCGGCGTCGGCGGAGTTGGCAGCACATTCCGTGGCATTGCTGCGACGGCGGCACTGGTGATCCTGGTGGGTGCTCTGGTGCTGTACGGCTTCGGGTTCAGCGACATCCCTGACCGAGGTGAACGCCTGTGGGCCTCGATCTTCCACAGCATCTCGGCCTACAACAACGCCGGCTTCGGACTCTGGTCCGACAGCCTTGAGCGGTATCACGACAACCTTCTGGTCAACACCGTTGTGATGGTGCTGATCGTGATGGGGGGACTGGGCTGGCGGGTCACCAGTGATCTCGCCAGTCAAGGGGTCCGCCGCGGCCGGCGGCGGCTCAGCCTTCACACCCGGCTGGTGTTGCGCACCACGCTGCTGCTTGTGGTGTTCGGCACCCTTGGCCTTGCCTTGACGGAATGGCTCAACCGCGGCGAGGTGTTCATCGGGATGGCCTGGCGGGAACGCTGGATGACCGCCCTGTTCGAATCGGTCACCGCCCGAACGGCCGGGTTCACCACAGTGCCCTTCTCACTGGAGAACATCACCGATTCGGGCACCCTGCTGCTGATGGCGCTGATGTTCATCGGTGCCAGTCCGGGGGGGACAGGCGGAGGCATCAAGACCACCACCGTGGCCGCCCTGATGGCAGCGACGCGATCCACCATGCGCGGTCGCGATGCGGTGGTGATCCGCAACCGCGAAATCCCGGACAAGGTTGTGCTGAGGGCCCTTGGCATCACCGTGGCGTCACTGCTGTTTGTTCTGGCGATGGCGTTGTTGCTGAGCATCGCCAGCAACCTCAACGGTGCAGAACCCTTCACGTTTCTGGAGATGCTGTTCACCTGCATCTCGGCCTTTGCCACCGTCGGCCTCGATCTTGGGGTCACGGAGCAGCTGGGACGCTTCGGCCAGGCTGTGCTGATGCTGGGAATGTTTGTGGGGCGGCTTGGGATTCTGTTGCTACTGAGCGCCATCTGGGAACTGATGACCCGGGAGCAGATCCACATCTATCGCCAGAATCGGATTGGTTATCCCCGTGAGGACCTGTATGTCTGA
- a CDS encoding trypsin-like peptidase domain-containing protein: MPALASLLLGGAVLSAVTVQGWLPSASRAQSRSAPSGLSRQSFVAAAVERSGPAVVTLETARTVTSSGMTGLPKGLLMDPLFRHFFGVPGASAPRSRVQRGQGSGVIFDAEGLVLTNAHVVEGADTLQVELTDGRSVEAKVVGKDSLTDLAVVRLEGKGPWPIAALGDSDRLKVGDWAIAVGNPYGLENTVTMGIISNLNRNVAQLGISGKRLDLIQTDAAINPGNSGGPLLNAEGEVIGINTLVRSGPGAGLGFAIPINRARSIAKQLVNTGRASHPVIGVGLAAGPQGPVIRSVQPGAPAAGAGLKPDDVITAINGVATASPTQVVAAIERNGVGRQLTLSIKRGETTLTVSMTPMDLAA; this comes from the coding sequence ATGCCCGCCCTTGCCTCGTTGCTGCTCGGGGGAGCTGTTCTTAGTGCTGTGACTGTTCAGGGATGGCTGCCCTCGGCATCACGCGCCCAGTCCAGGTCCGCCCCCTCAGGCTTGTCCCGCCAGTCCTTCGTTGCGGCGGCTGTGGAGCGCAGCGGTCCGGCGGTGGTCACGCTGGAAACGGCTCGAACGGTCACCAGCTCAGGCATGACGGGCCTGCCGAAAGGTCTGCTGATGGATCCACTCTTCCGTCATTTCTTCGGAGTGCCTGGGGCTTCAGCCCCACGTTCTCGAGTGCAACGCGGTCAGGGGAGCGGTGTGATCTTTGATGCCGAGGGGCTGGTGCTCACCAATGCCCACGTCGTGGAGGGGGCTGACACGCTTCAGGTGGAGCTCACTGACGGGCGGAGCGTTGAAGCCAAGGTGGTCGGCAAGGACAGTCTCACGGATCTGGCCGTGGTGCGGCTGGAGGGCAAGGGGCCTTGGCCCATCGCCGCCCTGGGGGATTCCGATCGATTGAAGGTGGGCGACTGGGCGATTGCCGTTGGCAACCCATACGGGTTGGAAAACACCGTGACCATGGGCATCATCAGCAACCTCAACCGGAATGTGGCCCAGCTGGGAATTTCCGGAAAGCGGTTGGATCTGATCCAGACCGATGCAGCGATCAACCCCGGCAACTCCGGCGGTCCGCTGCTCAATGCGGAGGGTGAGGTGATCGGCATCAACACCCTGGTCCGCTCGGGGCCCGGGGCTGGCCTCGGCTTTGCCATTCCGATCAACCGGGCCCGCAGCATCGCCAAGCAATTGGTCAACACGGGGCGAGCCAGTCATCCCGTGATCGGGGTTGGCTTGGCGGCTGGTCCTCAGGGCCCTGTGATCCGTTCCGTTCAGCCCGGTGCTCCCGCAGCCGGCGCTGGCCTGAAGCCCGACGACGTGATCACTGCCATCAATGGTGTGGCCACAGCCAGCCCCACGCAGGTGGTGGCCGCTATTGAACGCAATGGCGTTGGACGGCAACTGACCCTGTCGATCAAGCGAGGCGAGACAACGCTCACGGTGTCGATGACGCCAATGGATCTCGCCGCTTAA
- a CDS encoding anhydro-N-acetylmuramic acid kinase: protein MLCLGLMSGTSADGVDAVLARFQGAPDRPEWQLLSHHHSPYPAALRDELVRIGQGEPRPAAALLDLAEAVTEQQAIAARGADPDQRASLIGCHGQTLWHRPPSSTRRGASWQLLQAPLLAQLLVRPVVHDFRSADLALGGQGAPLVPRADAALIGHGDGWRGVLNLGGIANLTLIPPRSGPQRREPVFGWDCGPANSLIDLAMEQFSDGQQLFDRDGAMAAAGRCDNDVIQRWLQEPYFQLSPPKSTGRECFGQEDLRRRLHELGAAPTVNAVATLTGFTAAVVAQDLDRLRADRNVHILELLVAGGGCRNPVLMKELQRRCRGLAVRASDQIGLAAEAREALVFALLAWWHHRGHSGNAPAITGATREACLGVRVAPA from the coding sequence ATGCTCTGCCTCGGCCTGATGAGTGGCACCAGTGCCGACGGAGTCGATGCGGTATTGGCTCGCTTCCAGGGTGCTCCCGATCGTCCTGAGTGGCAGCTGCTGAGCCATCACCACAGCCCCTACCCAGCTGCACTGCGGGACGAGCTGGTTCGAATCGGCCAGGGAGAACCACGACCGGCCGCGGCCCTGCTGGATCTGGCGGAGGCGGTGACCGAACAACAGGCGATAGCGGCTCGCGGCGCCGACCCCGATCAGCGCGCGAGCCTGATCGGTTGCCATGGCCAGACCCTTTGGCATCGCCCACCCAGCAGCACAAGGCGCGGCGCCAGCTGGCAGTTGTTGCAGGCTCCGCTGCTGGCCCAACTCTTGGTAAGGCCAGTGGTGCACGATTTCCGCTCCGCCGACCTGGCCCTAGGAGGTCAGGGGGCGCCCCTGGTGCCCAGGGCCGATGCTGCCCTGATCGGGCATGGGGACGGCTGGCGGGGGGTGCTCAATCTGGGGGGCATTGCCAACCTCACCCTGATCCCTCCCCGCTCGGGTCCCCAGCGACGGGAGCCTGTTTTTGGCTGGGACTGTGGACCAGCGAACAGCCTGATCGATCTGGCAATGGAGCAGTTCAGCGATGGCCAGCAGCTGTTTGATCGGGACGGTGCCATGGCCGCAGCAGGACGTTGCGACAACGATGTGATTCAGCGTTGGCTTCAAGAGCCCTACTTTCAGCTCAGCCCACCGAAATCAACGGGGCGGGAATGCTTCGGCCAAGAGGATCTCAGGCGTCGTCTTCACGAGCTGGGGGCAGCCCCGACCGTCAATGCTGTGGCCACCCTCACCGGCTTCACCGCGGCGGTGGTGGCTCAGGATCTTGACCGATTGAGGGCGGACAGAAACGTCCATATCTTGGAGCTACTGGTGGCCGGAGGTGGCTGCCGCAACCCAGTGCTGATGAAGGAACTCCAACGTCGCTGCCGGGGGCTGGCCGTGCGGGCAAGTGATCAGATTGGTCTGGCTGCGGAGGCGAGGGAGGCGCTTGTCTTTGCGCTGCTGGCCTGGTGGCATCACCGCGGCCACTCCGGCAATGCACCCGCCATCACAGGTGCAACGCGGGAAGCATGCCTCGGCGTCAGGGTTGCCCCCGCCTGA
- a CDS encoding ABC-F family ATP-binding cassette domain-containing protein produces MLRLENVSKIYPTGEVLRNVTWEVKPGDRIGLVGVNGAGKSTQMRLIAGQEEPSSGQVVRQGDPRIAFLQQEFDVNPERSVREELFQAFGEAAVVLNRQREVEEAMASDKATEDPDHLDQLIHELGRLQTRFEALHGYELDARIDKLLPTIGFTPEGAEQLVSDYSGGWQMRIALGKILLQDPDLLLLDEPTNHLDVETIQWLEGYLVEQTAALVVISHDRTFLDRVCNQIVSTERGISRSYLGNYTAHLEQKQLEQEATQAAFERQQKEIATQQAYIDRFRASATRSTQAKSREKQLDKVELVEAPIESVSGPSFRFPPAPRSGAQVAVIDNLCHSYGEKILFLGAELEVERGDRIAFVGPNGAGKSTLLRLVMGTETPDEGSARLGEHNVVARYFEQNQAEALDLNKTVIDTMFEAVPDWTQTQVRSLLGNFCFSNDSVFKEVGKLSGGEKARLALALMLLSPCNLLVLDEPTNHLDIPAKQMLEDALREFEGAVLVVSHDRYFISRVANRIVELRDGELVLYRGDYAYYLEKKEEERAEEREKQLAAEQEAKHKANRDKQKARQERRKKAA; encoded by the coding sequence GTGCTGCGACTCGAAAACGTCAGCAAGATCTATCCGACCGGGGAGGTGCTGCGCAACGTCACCTGGGAGGTCAAGCCAGGGGATCGCATCGGCCTGGTCGGCGTCAACGGTGCCGGCAAGTCCACCCAGATGCGCCTGATTGCTGGGCAGGAGGAACCCAGTAGCGGCCAGGTGGTGCGTCAGGGCGATCCGCGAATCGCCTTTCTGCAACAGGAATTTGACGTCAATCCCGAGCGCAGCGTGCGCGAGGAACTGTTTCAGGCCTTCGGGGAAGCCGCCGTTGTTCTGAACCGCCAGCGGGAGGTAGAGGAGGCAATGGCATCCGACAAGGCCACTGAGGATCCCGACCACCTCGATCAGCTCATCCATGAGCTGGGGAGGCTGCAAACCCGGTTTGAGGCTCTCCATGGCTACGAGCTGGATGCACGAATCGACAAGCTCCTGCCGACGATCGGCTTCACGCCTGAAGGCGCAGAACAACTGGTCAGCGACTACTCCGGCGGCTGGCAGATGCGCATCGCCCTGGGGAAAATCCTGCTGCAGGACCCTGACCTGCTGCTGCTGGATGAGCCCACCAACCACCTGGATGTCGAGACAATCCAATGGCTGGAGGGTTACCTGGTGGAGCAGACCGCGGCCCTGGTGGTGATCAGTCACGACCGCACCTTCCTGGATCGGGTCTGCAATCAGATCGTGTCCACCGAACGCGGCATCTCCCGCAGCTATCTGGGCAACTACACAGCCCACCTCGAACAGAAACAACTGGAACAGGAGGCCACCCAGGCCGCCTTCGAACGCCAGCAGAAGGAGATTGCCACCCAGCAGGCCTACATCGATCGCTTCCGCGCCAGCGCCACCCGCAGCACCCAGGCCAAAAGCCGCGAGAAACAGCTGGACAAAGTGGAGCTGGTTGAGGCTCCGATCGAATCGGTCTCAGGCCCCAGCTTTCGCTTCCCACCGGCCCCCCGCTCCGGGGCGCAGGTGGCGGTGATTGACAACCTCTGCCACAGCTATGGGGAAAAAATCCTGTTCCTCGGCGCTGAACTGGAGGTGGAGCGCGGCGATCGGATTGCCTTCGTCGGCCCCAATGGAGCCGGAAAATCCACCCTGCTACGCCTGGTGATGGGGACCGAAACCCCTGACGAGGGCAGCGCGCGACTTGGGGAACACAACGTGGTGGCCCGCTATTTCGAACAGAACCAGGCCGAAGCCCTTGACCTGAACAAAACCGTCATCGACACAATGTTCGAAGCGGTGCCCGACTGGACGCAAACCCAGGTGCGCTCCCTGCTCGGCAATTTCTGCTTTAGCAACGATTCCGTGTTCAAAGAGGTGGGCAAGCTGAGCGGTGGTGAGAAGGCTCGCCTGGCGCTTGCCCTGATGCTGTTGAGCCCCTGCAACCTGCTGGTGCTGGACGAGCCCACCAACCATCTGGACATCCCGGCCAAACAGATGCTGGAGGATGCGCTCCGTGAGTTCGAAGGGGCTGTGCTGGTGGTCTCCCACGACCGCTACTTCATCTCCAGAGTTGCCAACCGGATCGTGGAATTGCGCGACGGCGAACTGGTGCTGTACCGCGGCGATTACGCCTACTACCTCGAGAAAAAAGAGGAGGAAAGGGCTGAAGAACGGGAGAAACAACTGGCTGCGGAGCAGGAAGCCAAACACAAGGCCAACCGGGACAAGCAGAAAGCACGTCAGGAGCGCCGCAAAAAAGCGGCCTGA
- a CDS encoding TrkA family potassium uptake protein, whose amino-acid sequence MREWWQWSPLQGSERLGFAVVGVGRFGIAVCRELLQNGAEVLAVDRSERAVDELRQLEPTVEARVVDCTDEESLREAGVLDMGTVVVAMSEPIEASITATLIAKDSEGTRVRQVIARATSELHEKMLKRVGADRVIFPSRMQGERLGLELVRPNLMERLALDEKHCIEEIKVPEPFMGRSLRDLNLRKNFRVNVLAAGPQSNLTVNPPASHVLEEGHLLVVMGLVDDLQRLPKT is encoded by the coding sequence ATGAGGGAATGGTGGCAATGGAGCCCGCTCCAGGGCAGCGAGCGGTTGGGCTTCGCAGTCGTCGGCGTTGGTCGTTTCGGGATCGCCGTCTGCCGAGAACTGCTGCAGAACGGGGCAGAGGTGCTGGCGGTGGACCGCTCAGAACGGGCCGTGGATGAGCTGCGTCAGCTGGAGCCAACCGTGGAAGCCCGGGTGGTGGATTGCACCGATGAAGAATCGCTGCGGGAAGCCGGTGTGCTGGACATGGGCACGGTGGTGGTGGCCATGAGCGAACCGATCGAGGCCAGCATCACAGCAACCCTGATCGCCAAGGACAGTGAGGGCACCAGGGTCCGCCAGGTGATCGCCCGCGCCACCAGCGAACTGCACGAAAAGATGTTGAAGCGGGTTGGTGCCGACCGGGTGATCTTTCCCTCCCGCATGCAGGGAGAACGACTGGGCCTTGAGCTGGTGCGCCCCAACCTGATGGAGCGTCTGGCCCTGGATGAAAAGCACTGCATTGAGGAGATCAAGGTGCCGGAGCCATTTATGGGCCGCTCACTGCGTGATCTGAATCTGCGCAAGAACTTCCGGGTGAATGTGCTGGCAGCGGGCCCCCAGAGCAACCTCACGGTGAACCCCCCGGCCTCCCATGTGCTGGAGGAAGGCCATCTGCTCGTGGTGATGGGCCTGGTGGATGACCTGCAACGGTTGCCCAAAACCTGA
- the hflX gene encoding GTPase HflX: MKQAHLGGRTRGLRPGQQRQLDRLSHRRHPEGSGADLLTLERMAGLVQELELSMHLVLDGRGLCRLLWLGPLQSSEALRQHLPQAPRRRGGGWRLLSCPFSRHGLHQDMAEAVIALDLNPISWLRFAPVPARDGLRNAELLQPDREEAHGWRQLDQGDLRHLCQQDLNPGAITTPESSPAGAGPAIEPVLLLTLTSGDAGRSERELAELEGLVRSAGAQPVAVVTQRAGSANPQTLWGTGKLQEAALEVRRRGASLVVTDRELTPVQARNLERLLACPVSDRSELILDIFAQRAGSAAGRLQVELAQLRYLLPRLLGRGRSLSRQGGGIGTRGPGETQLEKDRRAISRRIDRLLRDQQQLQQHRSRLRDQRRGLPRVALVGYTNAGKSSLLNALCGRRESDRVLAENKLFATMDPTTRRLDLPRPGQRPDRLLITDTVGFIRDLPQPLVEAFRATLEEALDADVLLMVVDLADPDWSGQLSTVHRLLDSLGSTALRRVVANQIDRCPLDAVETIRRQDAQTLFLSAKRGDGLRGLQEWLRGQFFDPGAESDPDAGRLPEWPS; encoded by the coding sequence TTGAAGCAGGCCCATCTCGGCGGCCGGACCCGCGGCCTGCGGCCCGGCCAGCAACGACAACTCGACCGCCTCAGCCACCGTCGTCATCCCGAGGGCAGCGGCGCTGACCTGCTGACCCTGGAGCGGATGGCCGGATTGGTGCAGGAGCTCGAGCTATCCATGCATCTCGTGCTGGACGGTCGTGGGCTCTGCCGGTTGCTCTGGCTGGGTCCCTTGCAAAGTTCCGAGGCCCTCCGTCAGCACCTGCCGCAGGCACCCCGGCGCCGGGGTGGCGGCTGGAGGCTGCTGAGCTGTCCCTTCAGCCGTCATGGCCTGCATCAGGACATGGCGGAGGCAGTGATTGCCCTCGATCTCAATCCGATCAGCTGGTTGCGCTTTGCCCCGGTTCCAGCCCGCGACGGACTGCGCAACGCCGAACTGTTGCAGCCCGACCGTGAGGAAGCCCATGGCTGGCGACAGCTGGACCAGGGGGATCTGCGCCATCTCTGTCAGCAGGATCTGAACCCTGGGGCGATCACAACACCGGAGTCGTCCCCCGCCGGCGCTGGTCCTGCCATCGAACCCGTGCTGCTGCTGACCCTCACCAGCGGAGATGCTGGCCGCAGCGAACGGGAGTTGGCCGAACTGGAGGGACTGGTGCGCAGTGCCGGAGCCCAACCGGTGGCAGTGGTGACGCAGCGGGCCGGCAGCGCCAATCCACAAACTCTCTGGGGGACTGGAAAGCTGCAGGAGGCAGCCCTTGAAGTGCGCCGTCGCGGCGCCTCACTGGTTGTCACGGATCGCGAGCTCACGCCGGTTCAAGCCAGGAATCTGGAGCGGCTGCTGGCCTGTCCGGTCTCCGACCGCAGTGAACTCATCCTCGACATCTTTGCCCAGCGAGCCGGCAGCGCCGCCGGTCGCTTGCAGGTGGAACTGGCGCAGCTGCGCTATCTCCTGCCGCGCCTGCTGGGACGGGGGCGCAGCCTGTCGCGTCAGGGCGGTGGCATCGGAACACGGGGCCCAGGGGAAACACAGCTGGAGAAAGACCGCCGTGCCATCAGCCGCCGCATCGATCGCCTGCTCCGGGATCAACAGCAGCTTCAGCAGCACCGCAGCCGACTGCGGGACCAACGGCGGGGACTGCCGCGAGTCGCCCTTGTGGGCTATACGAACGCTGGCAAGTCCAGCCTGCTGAATGCCCTCTGTGGTCGCCGCGAAAGCGATCGTGTGCTGGCCGAGAACAAGCTGTTCGCCACCATGGATCCCACGACCCGTCGCCTGGACCTGCCGCGGCCGGGGCAACGGCCAGACAGGCTGCTGATCACCGACACCGTTGGTTTCATCCGTGACCTGCCCCAGCCCCTGGTGGAAGCATTCCGGGCAACGCTGGAGGAAGCCCTCGACGCCGATGTGCTGCTGATGGTGGTGGATCTGGCGGATCCCGACTGGTCCGGTCAGCTCAGCACCGTCCATCGGCTGCTGGATTCCCTCGGCAGCACCGCGTTGCGACGGGTGGTGGCGAACCAGATCGACCGCTGCCCGCTGGACGCTGTCGAAACGATCCGGCGCCAGGATGCCCAGACCTTGTTTCTATCGGCCAAGCGCGGGGATGGCCTGCGGGGTCTGCAGGAATGGCTGCGGGGGCAGTTCTTTGATCCCGGGGCAGAATCAGATCCAGATGCAGGGCGTCTGCCCGAATGGCCGAGCTGA
- a CDS encoding DUF2973 domain-containing protein: MLSSLFPLLYGTIFVALLWQAFRVMGKGFRAASGPIAEPNDRTGRVTVHPELLDNEGKITDEALLTVRFSGDDDSQEEAPGPGAE, encoded by the coding sequence ATGCTCAGTTCCCTTTTTCCTCTGCTCTACGGCACGATTTTTGTGGCCCTGCTCTGGCAAGCCTTCCGGGTGATGGGTAAAGGCTTCCGCGCGGCCAGTGGCCCGATTGCGGAACCAAACGATCGGACAGGCCGCGTCACCGTGCACCCGGAGCTCTTGGACAACGAGGGCAAAATCACCGATGAAGCCTTGTTGACAGTGCGTTTTAGTGGTGACGATGACTCCCAGGAGGAAGCCCCCGGACCTGGCGCTGAATAA
- a CDS encoding SLC13 family permease, with product MAELISTLQNPQAVITLAVLVLAIVLFITGALAPELTGLLSLGLLVATGVLSPPEALAGFGSPALITLMGLFPVSAALFKSGALDRLRALIASERIRSPRRLIALMAFVIAPVSGIVPNTPVVASLLPVVENWCHRRGISPSRVLLPLSFSTVLGGTLTLLGSSVNLLVSDISQQLGYGSLELFSFTLISLPIWLVGAAYLVLAPRALLPDRGHDHDDLGLSPQRSSYSTEVTIPHDSELVGVSLHNSRLQRRFDVDVLELQRSGERLLPPLADRKLQAGDHLLLRVTRQDLLRLQQDHTVQLTTQGNNAGFDLSSDEIGGQKTVEVLLPAGSTLAGASLRELRFRQRHNATVLALRRGQETLQERLGQIVLREGDVLLLQAPLDSIRGLQASNDLLVLDRLEDDLPTVRRKPLVVSIAIAMLLLPTLTPVPLVAAVLLATVAVVATGCLRPGELQRAIRLDVILLLGSLTSFSVALQTTGLADAMAQGLQQWLTGWPNYGSLVVVFIGTTLLTQVMSNAASVALLAPVAVQLAPGLDLPPTALLITVLFGASQSFLTPVGYQTNLMVFGPGRYRFLDVTRYGIGLTLIMTVLVPALILWRYAAS from the coding sequence ATGGCCGAGCTGATCAGCACGCTTCAGAACCCCCAGGCGGTGATCACCCTGGCGGTTCTGGTTCTGGCGATCGTTTTATTCATCACAGGGGCCCTGGCGCCGGAACTCACCGGACTGCTCAGCCTCGGCCTGCTTGTGGCCACTGGGGTTCTGTCACCACCAGAGGCTCTGGCCGGATTCGGCAGCCCCGCCCTGATCACCCTGATGGGCCTGTTCCCCGTCTCCGCGGCCCTGTTTAAAAGCGGAGCGCTGGACCGCCTGCGTGCCCTGATCGCCTCGGAGCGGATCCGTTCACCAAGGCGCTTGATCGCGCTGATGGCGTTCGTGATCGCGCCTGTCTCCGGCATCGTCCCCAACACACCGGTGGTGGCGTCGTTGCTGCCGGTGGTGGAGAACTGGTGCCACCGGCGCGGCATTTCCCCATCCAGGGTCCTGCTTCCACTCTCGTTTTCCACAGTGCTGGGCGGAACCCTCACCCTGCTGGGCAGTTCGGTGAACCTGCTGGTGAGTGACATCAGCCAGCAACTGGGGTATGGATCGCTGGAACTGTTCAGCTTCACGCTGATCAGCCTGCCGATCTGGCTAGTGGGGGCGGCCTATCTGGTGCTGGCACCACGGGCCCTGCTGCCGGATCGTGGCCACGACCATGACGACCTGGGACTCTCGCCCCAGCGCAGCAGCTACAGCACCGAAGTCACCATTCCCCACGACTCGGAACTGGTGGGGGTCTCCCTGCACAACAGCCGTCTGCAGAGGCGTTTCGACGTGGATGTGCTGGAACTTCAGCGTTCCGGAGAACGGCTGCTGCCCCCCCTGGCGGACCGAAAGCTCCAGGCCGGCGACCACCTGCTGCTGCGGGTGACCCGACAGGACCTGCTTCGTCTTCAGCAGGACCACACGGTTCAGCTCACAACCCAGGGCAACAATGCCGGGTTCGACTTGAGCAGCGATGAGATAGGTGGTCAGAAGACGGTTGAAGTGCTGCTGCCGGCCGGTTCCACCCTGGCCGGCGCCAGCCTGCGCGAACTCCGCTTCCGCCAACGCCACAACGCCACGGTGCTGGCCCTGCGCCGCGGGCAGGAAACCCTGCAGGAACGGCTGGGGCAGATCGTGCTGAGGGAGGGGGATGTACTCCTGCTGCAGGCACCCCTCGATTCCATCCGTGGTCTGCAGGCCAGCAATGACCTGCTGGTGCTGGATCGGCTCGAGGATGACCTGCCGACGGTGCGGCGCAAACCGCTGGTGGTGAGCATTGCGATCGCCATGCTTCTTCTGCCGACCCTGACGCCCGTACCCCTGGTGGCCGCGGTGCTGCTGGCCACTGTCGCTGTCGTGGCCACGGGCTGTCTTCGCCCCGGTGAGCTGCAGCGCGCCATTCGTCTCGATGTGATCCTGCTGCTCGGCTCGCTCACCAGTTTCAGCGTGGCGTTGCAGACCACCGGCCTGGCCGATGCCATGGCCCAGGGTCTTCAACAGTGGCTGACGGGCTGGCCCAATTACGGCTCCCTGGTGGTGGTGTTCATCGGCACCACCTTGCTCACTCAAGTGATGAGCAATGCCGCCTCAGTTGCCCTGCTGGCGCCGGTGGCGGTGCAGCTGGCACCGGGACTGGACCTGCCCCCCACCGCCCTGTTGATCACCGTGCTGTTTGGGGCGAGCCAGTCGTTTCTGACCCCGGTCGGCTACCAGACCAACTTGATGGTGTTCGGCCCCGGGAGGTACCGCTTCCTTGATGTCACCCGTTACGGGATCGGCCTCACTTTGATCATGACCGTGCTGGTGCCGGCCCTGATCCTGTGGCGTTATGCCGCATCCTGA